One window of Bacteroides sp. AN502(2024) genomic DNA carries:
- a CDS encoding ribonuclease Z, producing the protein MEKFELHILGCGSALPTTRHFATSQVVNLREKLFMIDCGEGAQMQLRRSRLKFSRLNHIFISHLHGDHCFGLPGLISTFGLLGRTADLHIHSPQGLEELFAPMLAFFCKTLTYKVFFHAFETKEPLPIYEDRSVTVTTIPLKHRIPCCGFLFEEKQCPNHIIRDMVDFYKVPVYELNRIKNGADFVTPEGEIIPNSRLTRPSAPPRKYAYCSDTMYLPSLVEQIRNVDLLFHEATFAQAEQARAKETYHTTAAQAAQLALDAHVRQLVIGHFSARYEDESILLDEASSLFPPTVLAKENLCIDIAGGAADGR; encoded by the coding sequence ATGGAAAAGTTTGAGTTACATATATTAGGATGCGGTTCCGCTTTGCCTACTACGCGACATTTCGCGACCTCCCAAGTCGTGAATTTGCGTGAGAAGCTTTTTATGATCGATTGTGGTGAAGGAGCGCAGATGCAGTTACGCCGTTCCCGGTTGAAATTTTCCCGGTTGAATCATATCTTCATCTCTCATTTACACGGTGACCATTGCTTCGGATTGCCGGGGCTCATCTCTACATTCGGCTTGCTGGGAAGAACGGCCGATTTACATATCCATTCCCCACAGGGACTGGAAGAGTTGTTTGCACCGATGCTTGCTTTCTTTTGCAAGACGCTGACTTATAAAGTATTCTTCCATGCATTCGAAACGAAGGAACCGTTGCCTATCTATGAGGACCGTTCGGTGACGGTGACCACCATCCCTTTAAAACATCGTATACCCTGTTGCGGCTTCCTTTTCGAAGAGAAACAGTGCCCGAATCACATCATCAGAGACATGGTCGATTTTTATAAAGTCCCGGTCTATGAACTGAACCGCATCAAGAACGGGGCAGATTTCGTGACTCCCGAAGGAGAGATCATCCCCAATTCACGCCTGACCCGTCCCTCGGCTCCGCCTCGTAAATATGCCTATTGCTCTGATACGATGTACCTCCCGTCACTTGTCGAACAAATCAGGAATGTGGATTTGCTTTTCCATGAGGCCACCTTTGCGCAGGCAGAGCAGGCACGTGCCAAGGAAACTTATCATACAACGGCTGCACAAGCCGCTCAACTGGCTCTGGACGCTCATGTGAGACAACTCGTTATCGGGCATTTCTCAGCCCGTTATGAAGATGAGTCCATCCTGCTTGATGAGGCATCCTCCCTCTTCCCGCCAACCGTGTTGGCGAAAGAAAATCTGTGTATTGACATTGCTGGAGGAGCTGCTGATGGGAGATAG
- a CDS encoding RNA polymerase sigma factor, with amino-acid sequence MIPYNEREVLKLLQEESTQRKGFEMIVAQYSEQLYWQIRRMVLSHEDANDLLQNTFIKAWTSIDYFRAKAKLSTWLYRIALNECLTFLNKQRAVTTVGIDDPEAAIVQKLESDSYFSGDEIQLCLQKALLTLPEKQRMVFNLKYYQEMKYEEMSEIFGTSVGALKASYHHAVKKIEKFLEEID; translated from the coding sequence ATGATTCCTTATAACGAACGCGAAGTTTTGAAGCTCCTTCAGGAGGAGAGTACGCAGCGGAAAGGATTTGAAATGATTGTGGCGCAGTATAGCGAGCAGTTGTATTGGCAGATCCGCCGGATGGTACTGTCGCATGAGGATGCGAACGATCTCCTGCAAAACACTTTCATCAAGGCATGGACGAGTATCGACTACTTCCGTGCCAAGGCGAAGTTGTCGACCTGGCTCTATCGCATCGCACTGAACGAATGTCTTACCTTTCTGAACAAACAGCGTGCGGTGACTACCGTAGGTATTGACGATCCTGAAGCTGCCATTGTGCAGAAGCTGGAAAGTGATTCCTACTTTTCGGGCGATGAAATACAGCTGTGCCTGCAAAAAGCATTGCTGACTCTGCCCGAGAAACAGCGCATGGTGTTCAACCTGAAATATTATCAGGAGATGAAATACGAAGAGATGTCGGAAATCTTCGGCACATCGGTGGGTGCGCTGAAAGCGTCGTATCATCATGCGGTGAAGAAAATAGAGAAGTTTTTAGAAGAAATAGATTAA
- the mazG gene encoding nucleoside triphosphate pyrophosphohydrolase codes for MSHTRQEQMEAFGRFLDILDELRVKCPWDRKQTNESLRPNTIEETYELCDALMRDDKKKICKELGDVLLHVAFYAKIGSETGDFDMKDVCDRLCDKLIFRHPHVFGEVKAETAGEVSENWEQLKLKEKDGNKSVLSGVPAALPSLIKAYRIQDKARNVGFDWEEREQVWDKVKEEIGEFQDEVAQMDQEKAEAEFGDVMFSLINAARLYKINPDNALERTNQKFIRRFNYLEEHTIKEGKSLKEMTLAEMDAIWNEAKKKGL; via the coding sequence ATGTCACATACCAGACAAGAACAGATGGAAGCCTTCGGACGCTTCCTGGACATTCTCGACGAACTGCGTGTTAAATGTCCCTGGGATCGCAAACAGACCAATGAAAGTCTGCGTCCCAACACCATAGAAGAGACTTACGAACTTTGCGATGCCCTGATGAGGGATGACAAGAAAAAGATCTGCAAGGAATTGGGCGACGTCTTGCTGCATGTAGCCTTCTATGCCAAGATAGGTTCGGAAACAGGAGATTTTGACATGAAAGATGTCTGCGATCGCCTGTGCGACAAACTGATTTTCCGCCATCCGCATGTGTTCGGAGAGGTCAAAGCGGAGACGGCAGGAGAAGTTTCCGAAAATTGGGAACAGTTGAAGTTAAAGGAGAAAGACGGTAATAAGAGTGTATTGAGCGGTGTGCCCGCTGCCCTCCCCTCGCTCATCAAGGCATATCGTATTCAAGACAAAGCCCGTAACGTAGGCTTCGACTGGGAAGAGCGCGAGCAGGTGTGGGATAAAGTGAAGGAAGAAATCGGAGAATTTCAGGATGAGGTGGCCCAGATGGACCAGGAGAAGGCGGAAGCCGAATTCGGGGATGTCATGTTCAGCCTTATCAATGCGGCACGTCTTTACAAAATCAATCCCGACAATGCACTGGAACGCACCAACCAGAAGTTTATCCGCCGCTTCAATTACCTGGAGGAGCATACCATCAAAGAGGGAAAAAGCCTGAAAGAGATGACTCTCGCAGAGATGGATGCCATTTGGAATGAGGCTAAGAAAAAGGGATTATAA
- a CDS encoding DUF3810 domain-containing protein → MMKKKPNVRHLALGTILILVWLTQWIPALATIYSQTIYPFISYVLSFFSNLFPFAIGDLFIFLSITGVIIYPIYARRCKQLPWKKILSHDGEYLLWMYAWFYLAWGLNYSQKNFYQRTEIPYTAYTPEHFQEFVDDYITRLNHSYTPIHRIDKELIREETVRIYHQLSDSLGVHRPPHDHPRVKTMLFTPFISMVGVTGSMGPFFCEFTLNGDLLPANYPATYAHELAHLLGITSEAEANFYAYQVCTRSQAMGIRFSGYFSVLGHVLRNAQRLLSQEEYARHFQRIRPEIIELAKNHQAYWAAKYSPAVGAVQDWIYDLYLKGNKIESGRRNYSEVVGLLISYREWEKQQ, encoded by the coding sequence ATGATGAAAAAGAAGCCCAATGTAAGACATTTAGCCTTAGGAACAATCTTAATCCTGGTGTGGCTGACGCAATGGATTCCTGCTCTGGCAACAATCTATTCGCAAACCATCTACCCCTTTATCTCTTACGTTCTATCTTTCTTTTCCAATCTATTTCCTTTTGCGATAGGAGACTTATTCATCTTCCTCAGCATCACGGGAGTGATTATCTATCCCATTTACGCCCGCCGCTGCAAGCAGTTGCCCTGGAAGAAAATTTTATCGCACGACGGTGAATACCTGTTGTGGATGTATGCATGGTTCTATCTGGCATGGGGACTGAACTATTCCCAAAAGAACTTTTATCAACGAACCGAAATCCCGTATACAGCCTACACTCCCGAACATTTTCAGGAGTTTGTGGACGACTATATCACCCGACTAAATCATTCGTATACCCCCATCCATCGTATCGACAAGGAATTGATACGGGAAGAAACCGTACGGATTTATCATCAGTTAAGCGACAGCCTCGGCGTACACCGCCCTCCGCACGATCATCCGAGAGTAAAGACCATGTTGTTTACCCCGTTCATTTCCATGGTAGGCGTAACCGGCAGCATGGGACCTTTCTTCTGCGAGTTCACCCTCAACGGAGATCTGCTTCCCGCCAACTATCCCGCCACTTATGCTCATGAGCTGGCCCACCTGTTGGGCATCACCAGCGAAGCGGAAGCCAATTTCTATGCTTATCAGGTCTGCACCCGTTCACAGGCGATGGGCATCCGCTTCTCCGGATATTTTTCCGTGTTGGGTCATGTACTACGGAATGCGCAAAGATTGCTTTCCCAAGAAGAGTATGCGAGACACTTTCAGCGCATCCGACCGGAGATTATCGAATTGGCCAAGAATCATCAAGCCTATTGGGCTGCCAAATACAGCCCGGCAGTAGGAGCCGTACAGGATTGGATATACGATCTCTACCTGAAAGGAAACAAGATAGAAAGCGGCCGCCGGAACTACTCGGAAGTAGTGGGGCTGTTGATTTCTTACCGGGAATGGGAAAAACAGCAGTAG
- a CDS encoding valine--tRNA ligase has protein sequence MELASKYNPADVEGKWYQYWLDHHLFSSKPDGREPYTIVIPPPNVTGVLHMGHMLNNTIQDILVRRARMEGKNACWVPGTDHASIATEAKVVNKLAAQGIKKSDLTRDEFLKHAWEWTDEHGGIILKQLRKLGASCDWDRTAFTMDEKRSEGVIKVFVDLFDKGLIYRGVRMVNWDPKALTALSDEEVIYKEEHGKLYYLRYQVEGDPEGRYAVVATTRPETIMGDTAMCINPNDPKNEWLKGKRVIVPLVNRVIPVIEDDYVDVEFGTGCLKVTPAHDVNDYMLGEKHNLPSIDIFNDDGTLSEAAGMYVGMDRFDVRKQIEKDLEAAGLLEKTEAYTNKVGYSERTNVVIEPKLSMQWFLKMQHFADMALPPVMNDELKFYPAKYKNTYRHWMENIKDWCISRQLWWGHRIPAYFLPEGGYVVAATPEEALAKAKEKTGNAALTMEDLRQDEDCLDTWFSSWLWPISLFDGINRPGNEEINYYYPTSDLVTGPDIIFFWVARMIMAGYEYEGRMPFKNVYFTGIVRDKLGRKMSKSLGNSPDPLELIEKYGADGVRMGMMLSAPAGNDILFDDALCEQGRNFCNKIWNAFRLIKGWTRAQDPIEIPEDAHLAVQWFDQRLDVAAVEVADLFSKYRLSEALMLVYKLFWDEFSSWLLEIVKPAYGQPVNGFVYSMVLTSFERLLQLLHPFMPFITEELWQQLREREPGESLMVTQLYKPVGANEQFLEAFEVAKEIISNVRSIRLQKNIAQKKELELQVVGTHPVEKLNPVIIRMCNLSSVSVVDSKSEGAASFMVGTTEFAVPLGNMIDVEAEIARMEAELKHKEGFLQGVMKKLGNEKFVSHAPAAVLELERKKQADAESIIRSLKESIAALKKL, from the coding sequence ATGGAATTAGCAAGTAAGTACAATCCCGCTGACGTGGAGGGAAAATGGTATCAGTATTGGCTGGACCATCATTTATTCAGTTCGAAACCCGATGGCCGTGAACCTTACACCATCGTCATTCCGCCCCCGAACGTCACCGGTGTGTTGCACATGGGACACATGCTTAATAACACCATTCAGGATATTCTGGTTCGCCGTGCCCGTATGGAGGGCAAGAATGCCTGCTGGGTACCGGGAACAGACCATGCTTCTATTGCCACCGAGGCAAAGGTTGTGAACAAACTTGCTGCTCAAGGTATCAAGAAGAGCGATCTGACGCGTGACGAGTTCTTGAAACATGCCTGGGAATGGACTGACGAACACGGTGGTATCATCCTGAAACAGCTTCGTAAACTGGGTGCATCCTGCGACTGGGATCGTACGGCTTTCACGATGGACGAGAAGCGTAGTGAGGGGGTGATCAAGGTGTTTGTCGACTTGTTCGATAAAGGATTGATTTATCGGGGCGTCCGTATGGTGAACTGGGACCCGAAGGCATTGACGGCTCTTTCTGACGAGGAGGTGATTTACAAAGAAGAGCACGGAAAACTATACTACCTCCGTTATCAAGTGGAAGGGGATCCGGAAGGACGCTATGCCGTAGTGGCAACGACTCGCCCTGAAACCATCATGGGGGATACGGCGATGTGTATCAACCCGAACGACCCGAAGAACGAGTGGCTGAAGGGAAAGAGGGTGATCGTTCCGCTGGTCAACCGGGTGATTCCTGTGATCGAGGATGATTATGTAGACGTTGAATTTGGTACGGGGTGCCTGAAAGTGACTCCGGCTCATGACGTAAACGACTATATGCTGGGTGAAAAGCACAACCTGCCCAGCATTGATATCTTCAACGATGACGGTACATTGAGCGAAGCTGCCGGTATGTATGTCGGCATGGATCGCTTCGATGTTCGTAAACAGATAGAGAAAGACCTCGAAGCTGCCGGACTGCTGGAGAAGACGGAAGCTTATACCAATAAGGTGGGCTACTCGGAACGTACCAACGTAGTGATCGAACCGAAACTCTCTATGCAATGGTTCCTCAAGATGCAGCATTTTGCCGATATGGCATTGCCTCCGGTCATGAACGACGAACTGAAGTTCTATCCTGCAAAATACAAGAATACCTATCGCCACTGGATGGAGAACATCAAAGACTGGTGTATCAGCCGACAGCTGTGGTGGGGACATCGTATTCCGGCTTACTTCCTTCCCGAGGGTGGTTATGTGGTGGCTGCCACTCCCGAAGAGGCATTGGCTAAAGCGAAAGAGAAGACCGGCAACGCTGCCCTGACAATGGAAGATCTTCGTCAGGATGAGGATTGCCTGGATACCTGGTTCTCTTCTTGGTTATGGCCTATCTCTCTGTTCGACGGAATCAACCGCCCGGGCAACGAAGAAATCAACTATTACTATCCCACCAGCGACCTTGTGACAGGACCGGATATTATCTTCTTCTGGGTAGCACGTATGATTATGGCAGGCTACGAGTATGAAGGACGGATGCCGTTTAAGAATGTTTATTTCACAGGAATCGTTCGTGATAAACTGGGACGTAAAATGTCCAAGTCACTCGGTAATTCTCCTGATCCGTTGGAGTTGATCGAGAAGTACGGAGCCGATGGAGTACGTATGGGTATGATGCTTTCCGCTCCTGCCGGAAACGATATTCTGTTTGATGACGCTCTTTGCGAACAGGGACGTAACTTTTGCAATAAGATATGGAATGCTTTCCGCCTGATTAAGGGGTGGACAAGAGCCCAAGACCCTATTGAGATTCCTGAAGATGCACATCTGGCAGTCCAATGGTTTGACCAAAGACTGGATGTGGCGGCTGTTGAAGTGGCCGATCTCTTCTCCAAATATCGTTTGAGTGAGGCGTTGATGCTGGTTTACAAACTGTTCTGGGATGAGTTCTCTTCCTGGCTGTTGGAGATCGTGAAACCTGCTTACGGACAGCCTGTTAATGGCTTTGTTTATAGTATGGTCCTTACCTCTTTCGAGCGTCTGCTTCAATTGCTGCATCCTTTTATGCCATTTATTACGGAAGAGTTGTGGCAACAACTGCGGGAGCGTGAACCGGGTGAAAGCCTGATGGTTACTCAACTGTATAAACCGGTGGGGGCGAATGAACAGTTTCTGGAGGCGTTTGAAGTAGCCAAGGAGATCATCAGTAATGTCCGTAGCATCCGTTTGCAGAAGAACATCGCGCAGAAAAAAGAACTCGAATTGCAGGTTGTGGGCACTCATCCGGTAGAGAAGTTGAATCCGGTGATTATCAGGATGTGTAACCTCTCTTCCGTATCAGTGGTGGACAGTAAATCGGAAGGTGCTGCTTCTTTCATGGTCGGCACCACCGAATTTGCCGTACCATTGGGCAATATGATTGATGTGGAAGCGGAAATCGCCCGTATGGAAGCCGAGTTGAAGCATAAAGAAGGATTCTTGCAGGGAGTGATGAAGAAACTGGGCAACGAGAAATTTGTCAGTCATGCGCCGGCAGCCGTTCTTGAACTGGAACGTAAGAAGCAGGCTGATGCGGAAAGTATCATCCGTTCTTTGAAAGAAAGTATTGCGGCTTTGAAGAAATTATAA
- a CDS encoding alpha-N-acetylglucosaminidase, which translates to MYTRLLFILLWGATWICSCQTEQLPVHALADRVTEGTSKGRILFRMMADENNPLKDYFEISSEEGKVLITGNSDLSLATGLNWYLKYVAGIHLSWNNLSQKLPETLPLPQEKIRKETSMENRYYLNYCTYSYSMAFWDWERWEKEIDWMAMHGINMPLSITGMEVVWYHLLKRLGYTTEEVNEFISGPAFMAWWQMNNLEGWGGPNPDSWYRQQEALQKKIVARMRELGIEPVFPGYAGMVPRNIGEKLGYQIADPGKWCGFPRPAFLSTEDEHFDSFAAMYYEELEKLYGKANYYSMDPFHEGGNTAGVDLAKTGASIMAAMKKANPEAVWVIQAWQANPREEMISSLDRGDMLVLDLYAEKLPQWGDPDSGWYREKGFGKHDWLYCMLLNFGGNVGLHGRMNQLVNGYYDACAHANGKTLRGVGATAEGIENNPVMFELLYELPWREERFSSDEWLQGYLKARYGKEVAPEVMGAWRALEHTVYNAPKDYQGEGTVESLLCARPGFHLDRTSTWGCAQLFYAPDSTAKAARLLTSVADRYKGNNNFEYDLVDIVRQSNADKGNVLLEEISQSYDRKDKENFRRQTRQFLQLILSQDSLLSTRKEFSVSSWLDAARSLGTTEEEKRLYEWNASALITVWGDSIAANRGGLHDYSHREWSGLLKDLYYQRWKAFFEQKQAELDGKPAGEEINFYGMEKAWAEKSKVQTLNN; encoded by the coding sequence ATGTATACACGTCTTTTATTCATTCTATTATGGGGGGCTACATGGATATGTAGCTGCCAAACCGAGCAGTTGCCTGTCCATGCATTGGCAGATCGTGTGACGGAGGGTACTTCGAAAGGTCGTATTCTTTTTCGGATGATGGCTGATGAAAACAATCCGTTGAAGGATTATTTTGAAATATCTTCCGAAGAGGGTAAGGTGCTGATAACCGGAAACTCTGACTTGTCTCTGGCTACGGGATTGAACTGGTATCTGAAATATGTAGCCGGTATTCATCTTTCTTGGAATAATCTTTCGCAGAAGTTACCGGAAACACTGCCGCTTCCCCAGGAAAAGATACGTAAGGAGACATCCATGGAGAACAGATATTATCTGAACTATTGTACCTATTCTTATTCCATGGCTTTCTGGGATTGGGAACGTTGGGAGAAAGAAATAGACTGGATGGCGATGCATGGCATCAATATGCCTTTGAGCATCACCGGAATGGAGGTGGTCTGGTATCATCTGTTGAAACGTCTCGGATACACAACGGAAGAAGTCAATGAATTTATTTCCGGCCCCGCCTTTATGGCTTGGTGGCAGATGAATAATCTCGAGGGTTGGGGAGGACCGAATCCCGATAGCTGGTACCGGCAACAGGAAGCTCTGCAGAAGAAGATCGTAGCCCGCATGCGGGAACTGGGCATTGAGCCGGTATTCCCGGGTTATGCAGGGATGGTTCCTCGTAATATTGGTGAAAAGTTAGGTTATCAGATTGCCGATCCCGGTAAATGGTGCGGCTTCCCCCGTCCGGCTTTCCTTTCTACGGAGGATGAACATTTCGACTCTTTTGCAGCGATGTATTATGAGGAATTGGAGAAGCTCTATGGGAAAGCCAACTATTACAGTATGGACCCTTTCCATGAGGGCGGTAATACGGCAGGAGTGGATTTGGCGAAAACCGGTGCTTCCATCATGGCTGCCATGAAGAAAGCGAATCCGGAGGCAGTCTGGGTCATTCAGGCTTGGCAGGCGAATCCTCGTGAAGAGATGATTTCTTCTCTTGACCGGGGTGATATGCTTGTTTTAGATTTATATGCCGAGAAGCTTCCTCAATGGGGAGATCCGGATTCGGGGTGGTATCGGGAAAAGGGCTTTGGCAAACACGACTGGCTCTATTGTATGTTGCTGAATTTTGGAGGTAATGTAGGTCTGCACGGCCGGATGAATCAGTTGGTGAACGGCTATTACGATGCTTGTGCTCATGCTAACGGAAAAACATTGCGTGGAGTAGGAGCAACGGCGGAGGGTATTGAGAATAATCCGGTGATGTTCGAACTCCTTTACGAACTTCCTTGGCGTGAAGAACGTTTTTCTTCCGATGAGTGGTTGCAAGGCTATTTGAAAGCTCGCTACGGCAAAGAGGTCGCTCCGGAAGTAATGGGAGCGTGGCGTGCATTGGAACATACTGTTTACAATGCTCCGAAAGATTATCAGGGTGAAGGAACCGTTGAATCTTTGTTGTGTGCCCGTCCGGGGTTCCATCTGGACAGGACTTCCACATGGGGATGTGCCCAACTGTTTTATGCACCGGATTCTACGGCAAAGGCAGCCCGGCTGCTAACCTCCGTTGCCGACCGGTATAAAGGAAACAATAATTTTGAGTATGACTTGGTAGACATCGTGCGCCAAAGTAATGCCGATAAAGGAAATGTGTTACTTGAAGAAATATCACAGAGCTATGACCGGAAGGACAAAGAGAATTTCCGCAGACAGACACGGCAATTCCTGCAACTCATCCTGTCGCAAGACAGTTTATTGTCTACCCGGAAAGAATTCTCCGTTTCCTCTTGGCTGGATGCAGCTCGTTCTTTGGGAACTACTGAAGAAGAAAAGCGATTGTACGAATGGAATGCTTCTGCATTAATCACCGTCTGGGGAGATAGTATTGCTGCCAATCGGGGCGGATTGCATGACTATTCGCATCGGGAATGGAGCGGACTCTTGAAAGACTTGTATTATCAGCGTTGGAAAGCCTTCTTTGAACAGAAGCAGGCGGAGTTGGACGGGAAGCCTGCAGGAGAGGAAATAAACTTCTATGGGATGGAGAAAGCCTGGGCAGAGAAGAGTAAGGTACAGACATTGAACAACTAA
- a CDS encoding DUF6340 family protein — protein sequence MAKSYSLAFIALFLLTLGSCQSLEQISIDYLQPADLSFPPHLRKVAIVNNTGNAPDNKPIAATEKIKEDIPVVSRATIYANGDPRIATESLAEEIARQNYFDEVVICDSALRANDKLPRESMLSQEEVSQLASDLGVDVIIALENLQLKATQTVRYLNEFNCFQGAVDVKVYPTVRVYLPERSRPMTTLHPTDSIFWEEFGGSAIEAATHLIPDKQMLEEAAAFAGTVPVKHLVPIWKKGTRYLYAGGSVPMRDAAIYVRENSWDNAYELWKQTFESSKSQKKKMQTALNIAVYHEMKGSLAKAEEWAEKARQLALKIEKKSITDSVRGTIDAGPDYYLTSLYLTELKERNAQLPKLKLQMSRFNDDF from the coding sequence ATGGCAAAATCTTATTCACTGGCTTTCATCGCTCTGTTCCTGCTGACACTGGGCAGCTGTCAGAGTCTGGAACAGATTTCCATTGATTATCTGCAACCTGCGGATTTGAGTTTTCCTCCACACCTCCGGAAAGTAGCTATCGTGAATAACACAGGCAACGCACCGGATAACAAGCCGATAGCAGCGACTGAGAAAATCAAAGAAGACATACCGGTGGTAAGTCGTGCAACGATATATGCCAATGGTGACCCCCGGATTGCCACCGAATCACTGGCAGAAGAAATCGCACGACAGAATTACTTCGATGAGGTCGTCATCTGTGATTCTGCGTTACGTGCCAATGACAAACTGCCTCGCGAGAGTATGCTAAGTCAGGAGGAGGTCAGCCAGTTAGCCTCTGATTTGGGAGTGGATGTTATCATTGCACTGGAAAACCTGCAACTCAAAGCAACCCAAACGGTGCGTTACTTGAATGAGTTCAACTGTTTTCAAGGAGCGGTGGACGTCAAAGTATACCCCACAGTGAGAGTGTATCTTCCCGAACGTAGCCGGCCGATGACTACGCTCCATCCTACTGACAGCATCTTCTGGGAGGAGTTTGGAGGTAGCGCCATAGAAGCTGCCACCCACCTGATTCCCGACAAACAGATGTTGGAGGAAGCGGCAGCATTTGCAGGAACCGTTCCGGTGAAACACCTCGTCCCCATCTGGAAAAAAGGAACACGGTATCTGTATGCCGGAGGCTCCGTTCCCATGCGTGACGCTGCCATCTATGTACGTGAAAATTCATGGGACAACGCATACGAACTTTGGAAGCAAACGTTCGAAAGTAGCAAAAGTCAAAAGAAGAAGATGCAGACCGCTCTCAACATTGCTGTTTATCACGAAATGAAGGGTAGCCTGGCTAAAGCGGAAGAATGGGCGGAAAAAGCCCGGCAACTGGCCCTGAAAATAGAAAAGAAGAGTATCACGGATAGTGTTCGGGGCACCATCGATGCGGGACCGGATTACTATCTTACGTCCTTGTATTTAACCGAATTGAAGGAGAGAAACGCTCAATTACCTAAGCTAAAATTACAAATGAGCCGATTTAATGATGATTTTTAA